Proteins from a single region of Pseudomonas fulva:
- a CDS encoding ammonium transporter, translating into MTLRKIAGLGALSSLFFPSLVMAQEKTLNSGDTAWMLTATALVLFMTIPGLALFYAGMVRSKNVLSVMMQCFAITALMSLLWFAYGYSLAFDTTGMEAGVTNFSSFVGGLGNMFLGNLTKESLTAAFPESVFITFQMTFAIITPALIVGAFAERMKFSAMLVFMTVWFTLVYAPIAHMVWGGDGALMWDWGVLDFAGGTVVHINAGIAGLVACIVLGKRKGYPSVAMAPHNLGYTLIGAAMLWVGWFGFNAGSAAAADQTAGMAMLVTQIATAAAALGWMFAEWITHGKPSALGIASGVVAGLIGITPAAGTVGPMGAMIIGLSAGVICFFCATSLKRKLGYDDSLDVFGVHGVGGIVGALLTGIFAAPALGGFGEVENIGLQLWIQFKGVAVTVIYTGIVTFVILKVIDAVMGLRVSDEDESVGLDLAQHNERGYIL; encoded by the coding sequence ATGACTCTGCGAAAAATCGCAGGGCTTGGAGCCCTTTCGTCCCTGTTTTTCCCAAGCCTGGTCATGGCTCAGGAAAAAACGCTGAATTCCGGTGATACGGCCTGGATGCTGACCGCCACCGCCCTGGTGCTGTTCATGACCATTCCAGGCCTGGCGCTGTTCTACGCCGGCATGGTGCGTTCCAAGAACGTCCTGTCGGTGATGATGCAGTGCTTCGCCATCACCGCGCTGATGAGCCTGCTGTGGTTCGCCTACGGTTACAGCCTGGCGTTCGACACCACCGGGATGGAAGCCGGTGTCACCAACTTCAGCTCCTTCGTGGGCGGCCTGGGCAACATGTTCCTCGGCAACCTGACCAAGGAATCGCTCACCGCGGCCTTCCCGGAAAGCGTATTCATCACCTTCCAGATGACCTTCGCCATCATCACTCCGGCGCTGATCGTCGGTGCCTTCGCCGAGCGCATGAAGTTCTCTGCGATGCTGGTGTTCATGACCGTCTGGTTCACCCTTGTCTACGCGCCGATCGCGCACATGGTCTGGGGCGGCGACGGTGCCCTGATGTGGGACTGGGGCGTGCTCGACTTCGCTGGCGGCACCGTGGTGCACATCAACGCCGGTATCGCTGGCCTGGTGGCGTGCATCGTGCTCGGCAAGCGCAAGGGTTACCCGAGCGTGGCCATGGCGCCGCACAACCTGGGCTACACCCTGATCGGCGCAGCGATGCTGTGGGTCGGCTGGTTCGGCTTCAACGCCGGCTCCGCTGCCGCCGCCGACCAGACCGCTGGCATGGCCATGCTGGTCACCCAGATCGCCACCGCCGCCGCTGCGCTGGGCTGGATGTTCGCCGAGTGGATCACCCACGGCAAACCCAGCGCACTGGGCATCGCCTCGGGCGTGGTCGCCGGCCTGATCGGCATCACCCCGGCGGCCGGTACCGTCGGCCCGATGGGCGCGATGATCATCGGCCTGTCGGCCGGCGTGATCTGCTTCTTCTGCGCCACCAGCCTCAAGCGCAAGCTGGGCTACGACGACTCCCTGGACGTGTTCGGCGTGCACGGCGTGGGCGGCATCGTCGGCGCGCTGCTGACCGGTATCTTCGCTGCACCGGCCCTGGGCGGCTTCGGTGAGGTCGAGAACATCGGCCTGCAACTGTGGATCCAGTTCAAGGGCGTGGCCGTCACCGTGATCTACACCGGTATCGTCACCTTCGTGATCCTCAAGGTCATCGATGCCGTGATGGGCCTGCGGGTCAGCGACGAGGACGAGTCGGTCGGCCTCGACCTGGCTCAGCACAACGAGCGCGGCTACATCCTGTAA
- a CDS encoding ammonium transporter yields MDNTALTALQYGFDTFYFLICGALVMWMAAGFAMLEAGLVRAKNTTEILTKNVALFAIACIMYLLIGYYIMYSSPEGGILPSFGFLIGDENSVESVLAGGEDAPYYAARSDFFFQIVFAATCMSIVSGAVAERMKLWSFIAFAVVMTAVIYPVQGFWKWGGGFLDAAGFLDFAGSSVVHMAGAAAALAGVILLGARKGKYGANGQVNAIPGANLPLATLGMFILWMGWFGFNGGSQLKMSTIEDANAVAQVFVNTNMAAAGGLIAALIVARILFGKADLTMAINGALAGLVSITAEPLTPTALQATLIGGVGGVLVVFAILGFDKIKVDDPVGAISVHGAAGIWGTLAVCLTNPESSLGAQLLGIACIFAWVFIASLIVWSIIKAVVGLRVSEEEEYDGVDLVECGMEAYPEFTGKK; encoded by the coding sequence ATGGACAACACAGCACTGACTGCTCTGCAGTATGGTTTCGATACCTTCTACTTCCTGATCTGTGGCGCCCTCGTCATGTGGATGGCCGCCGGCTTCGCCATGCTCGAAGCAGGCCTGGTACGAGCCAAGAACACCACCGAGATCCTCACCAAGAACGTAGCGCTGTTCGCCATCGCCTGCATCATGTACCTGCTGATCGGCTACTACATCATGTACTCCAGCCCCGAGGGCGGCATCCTGCCGAGCTTCGGTTTTCTGATCGGTGACGAGAACAGCGTCGAGTCGGTACTGGCCGGTGGCGAAGATGCCCCGTACTACGCCGCCCGCTCGGACTTCTTCTTCCAGATCGTGTTCGCCGCCACCTGCATGTCGATCGTTTCCGGCGCGGTGGCCGAGCGCATGAAACTCTGGTCGTTCATCGCCTTCGCGGTGGTGATGACCGCGGTGATCTACCCGGTGCAGGGCTTCTGGAAATGGGGCGGCGGTTTCCTCGACGCTGCCGGTTTCCTCGATTTCGCCGGCTCCAGTGTGGTGCACATGGCTGGCGCCGCTGCAGCCTTGGCCGGGGTGATCCTGCTCGGTGCGCGCAAGGGCAAGTACGGCGCCAATGGCCAGGTGAACGCCATTCCGGGCGCCAACCTGCCGCTGGCGACCCTGGGCATGTTCATCCTGTGGATGGGCTGGTTCGGCTTCAACGGTGGCTCGCAGCTGAAGATGAGCACCATCGAAGACGCCAACGCCGTGGCCCAGGTGTTCGTCAACACCAACATGGCCGCCGCTGGCGGTCTGATCGCCGCGCTGATCGTCGCGCGCATCCTGTTCGGCAAGGCCGACCTGACCATGGCCATCAACGGTGCGCTGGCGGGTCTGGTGTCGATCACCGCCGAGCCGCTGACCCCGACCGCGCTGCAGGCCACCCTGATCGGCGGCGTGGGCGGCGTGCTGGTGGTGTTCGCCATCCTCGGCTTCGACAAGATCAAGGTCGACGACCCGGTGGGTGCCATCTCCGTGCATGGTGCGGCGGGCATCTGGGGCACCCTGGCGGTCTGCCTGACCAACCCGGAATCCAGCCTGGGCGCTCAGCTGCTGGGCATCGCCTGCATCTTCGCCTGGGTGTTCATCGCCAGCTTGATCGTCTGGAGCATCATCAAGGCGGTCGTCGGCCTGCGGGTGTCCGAGGAAGAAGAGTACGACGGCGTCGACCTGGTCGAGTGCGGGATGGAAGCCTACCCCGAGTTCACCGGCAAGAAATGA